A stretch of the Glycine soja cultivar W05 chromosome 13, ASM419377v2, whole genome shotgun sequence genome encodes the following:
- the LOC114382492 gene encoding protein LONGIFOLIA 1-like has product MSKKVLTSMKDENPDLQKQIGCISGFFQLFDRHSFLTGQSNSSHNQNIPNNKGGISNHIKEVKNTTQKATANNVKVARENQQFSTESSGTSMTSSSRSSSMSSLEFNRTIQIEPPPINQMKIPENSNSGAAMKQGSQGHQPLDFYDIVKESMHRDVHGLSVKTVAKEEKKGRILKYIDSPRPLEPSKFVNTGVMVAWDSPRLSYDGRDTQDTFKSATKPKELPRLSLDSRQGSIKSFNEGTKSRSLLKGPQKGYGSSSTMQLQEPETSRRPSSVVAKLMGLEAFPDCTETCDTPPRISSCATNKNETTAGPSTNDEYKQHQSAASSQRTIKGSTLLQFRRDASIMNMTPYSRFSLEPIPWRQPEASQGSQLQDSKRSESSAKASKLPLSVYGEIEKRIADLEFKNSGKDLRALKQILDAMQRYKESLDIPRDQLSNSLSDNRSNSSLSESIIVKSPRLRQKDPTSTTVEMSNSTQGSKSPIFIMKPAKAARKTNSPASTEMSFQGKSGPSKFSPANRTNGIMGDKLDRQTAKGIGPAITHATDPISQPFHSVNKSNKKRTSKLMQSSKVRQVINGENATNSSNTAEAKSPRLQKKFGLERRSPPTSPSSDLSSNRRQQNRQSVELSSPSTTPRQKFSEISNQRRDFKHEVDLEVIHIDHSDRINGNTIQLKGINQNNAAEELSKESFMAEKTITAEQPSPVSVLDASFYREEPPSPVKKKSDISKDLDDALNTYDSSEENSEDLPLSSNTTKANFSSDTDLRTQNLVEILQQIDNSDERFTNFRDNKDPDHRYISEILLASGLLSSPSSSQVFHSSSYPINPKLFLALEQIKTNKMCFNIEHNAKNIAGLNSPEQMQRKLIFDVVNDILAQKIVLESSTLWRQPNQQAGRKLSGQLLLDELCTEIDKLQHKNTNVNLADENENLTSLLWEELMHCPTIYTNSYSEIPNVVLDIERLIFKDLITEVVRSELANHSGKHCRQLLLSK; this is encoded by the exons atgtctaaaaAGGTTTTGACATCAATGAAGGATGAAAATCCAGATTTGCAGAAGCAAATTGGGTGCATCAGTGGGTTTTTTCAGCTGTTTGACCGCCACAGTTTCCTCACAGGTCAAAGCAATAGCAGCCACAATCAGAACATACCAAATAATAAAG GTGGAATCAGCAACCATATCAAAGAGGTGAAAAATACAACTCAAAAGGCAACG GCAAATAATGTGAAGGTTGCAAGAGAGAATCAACAATTCTCCACTGAATCATCAGGAACTTCAATGACTTCATCGTCTCGCTCATCTAGCATGTCGTCCCTCGAGTTTAATAGAACAATTCAGATAGAGCCACCACCAATCAATCAAATGAAAATTCCAGAAAACTCTAACTCAGGAGCAGCAATGAAGCAAGGCAGCCAAGGCCATCAACCTCTTGATTTCTATGATATTGTCAAAGAGTCAATGCATAGAGATGTTCATGGATTGTCAGTAAAAACTGTAGCTAAAGAGGAAAAGAAGGGTCGTATCTTGAAATACATTGACTCTCCCAGGCCTTTGGAGCCCTCCAAATTTGTCAATACAGGAGTTATGGTTGCTTGGGATTCACCAAGACTCTCTTATGATGGGAGGGACACACAAGATACATTCAAATCCGCTACAAAGCCAAAGGAACTCCCAAGGCTTTCCTTGGACAGCAGACAAGGATCTATCAAAAGTTTCAATGAAGGAACAAAATCTCGTAGCCTTTTGAAGGGTCCCCAGAAAGGGTATGGTAGCTCCAGTACAATGCAGCTGCAGGAACCAGAAACTTCTAGAAGACCATCCAGTGTTGTAGCAAAGTTAATGGGACTTGAAGCCTTCCCAGACTGCACAGAAACTTGTGATACTCCGCCGCGAATCTCTAGCTGCGCCACCAACAAAAATGAGACAACCGCAGGACCTAGCACAAATGATGAGTACAAGCAACACCAAAGTGCAGCATCATCCCAGAGAACAATCAAGGGGTCTACCTTGCTTCAGTTTAGGAGGGATGCTTCAATCATGAACATGACGCCATATTCACGGTTTTCCCTTGAACCAATTCCGTGGAGGCAACCTGAAGCAAGCCAAGGTTCTCAATTACAGGATTCTAAGAGAAGCGAATCTTCAGCAAAAGCATCAAAACTGCCCCTCTCTGTATATGGGGAAATTGAAAAGAGGATAGCAGATCTAGAGTTCAAAAATTCTGGAAAAGATCTCAGGGCCCTTAAACAgattcttgatgcaatgcagaGATATAAAGAATCATTGGATATTCCAAGAGATCAGTTGTCTAATTCTCTATCTGACAATAGAAGTAATAGCAGTCTCAGTGAAAGCATAATAGTAAAAAGCCCAAGACTACGGCAGAAGGACCCAACATCCACCACTGTTGAGATGTCAAATTCAACCCAGGGTAGTAAGTCGCCGATTTTCATCATGAAACCAGCAAAAGCTGCAAGAAAAACCAATAGTCCAGCTTCCACAGAAATGTCATTTCAGGGTAAATCAGGCCCCAGCAAGTTTAGCCCTGCTAACCGCACAAATGGAATAATGGGTGACAAGCTTGACAGGCAAACAGCAAAGGGTATTGGTCCAGCAATCACACATGCCACAGATCCCATCAGCCAACCCTTTCACTCAGTGAATAAGAGTAATAAGAAGAGAACTTCaaaattgatgcaatcctcaaAAGTTCGTCAAGTAATCAATGGAGAAAATGCCACCAACTCCAGCAATACAGCAGAAGCCAAGAGCCCAAGACTACAAAAGAAGTTTGGTTTGGAGAGGCGTTCTCCGCCAACTAGCCCATCATCAGATTTGAGCAGTAACAGAAGACAACAGAATAGGCAATCAGTGGAATTGTCTTCCCCAAGTACAACACCCAGACAAAAATTCAGTGAGATTAGCAATCAAAGGAGGGATTTTAAGCATGAAGTTGACCTAGAAGTCATTCACATTGATCATTCTGATAGGATCAATGGCAACACCATCCAGCTAAAGGGCATTAACCAAAAT AATGCTGCAGAAGAGTTGAGTAAGGAAAGCTTTATGGCTGAGAAAACAATTACAGCAGAACAGCCAAGCCCTGTGTCTGTTCTAGATGCTTCTTTCTACAGAGAAGAACCACCTTCTCCAGTTAAAAAGAAATCAGACATCTCAAAAGATTTAG ATGATGCTCTGAACACTTATGATAGTAGTGAGGAGAACTCAGAAGATCTTCCACTTTCATCCAACACTACAAAAGCCAACTTCAGCAGTGATACTGACTTGAGAACTCAAAATTTGGTCGAAATTCTCCAACAAATTGACAACAGTGATGAGAGATTCACCAATTTCAGAGACAATAAAGATCCTGATCATAGATATATATCAGAAATACTGTTAGCATCGGGGCTGCTCAGCAGTCCAAGCTCTAGCCAGGTTTTTCATTCATCAAGTTACCCAATAAACCCAAAGTTGTTCCTTGCACTGGAGCAAATCAAGACAAACAAGATGTGTTTCAACATTGAACATAATGCCAAGAATATTGCTGGGCTGAATAGTCCTGAGCAAATGCAAAGAAAGCTAATATTTGATGTTGTTAATGACATTCTAGCTCAGAAAATAGTATTGGAAAGTTCTACTCTGTGGCGCCAACCAAATCAGCAAGCAGGTAGAAAACTAAGTGGACAGCTGCTTTTGGATGAGCTTTGCACAGAAATTGATAAGTTgcaacataaaaatacaaatgtCAACCTGGCTGATGAGAATGAGAATTTGACAAGTCTCCTGTGGGAAGAGTTGATGCACTGTCCCACAATTTACACAAACAGTTACAGTGAAATACCAAATGTCGTGTTGGATATTGAACGGTTGATCTTCAAAGATTTGATAACTGAAGTTGTGAGAAGTGAACTAGCTAACCATTCTGGTAAGCATTGCAGACAACTGCTGCTTTCCAAGTAG
- the LOC114381623 gene encoding uncharacterized protein LOC114381623, with protein sequence MPKPLKRLNKEVHYTSNWFALCATRRISEVTDSLFKHKFVVDLDKKNYTCNYWDLVGIPCRQAISTIASNKEKPADYFNPCYKREMYKIRYDHVISPINGRQRWPKTGYPNILPPNYKTSPWKAQKVEKEGAR encoded by the coding sequence ATGCCTAAGCCATTGAAGAGGTTGAATAAAGAAGTTCATTATACTAGCAATTGGTTTGCATTGTGTGCTACAAGAAGGATATCTGAAGTAACTGACAGCTTGTTCAAACACAAGTTTGTTGTGGATTTGGATAAGAAAAATTACACTTGCAACTATTGGGACTTAGTAGGAATCCCCTGTAGGCAAGCAATATCAACCATTGCAAGCAACAAAGAGAAGCCTGCAGACTATTTCAACCCATGTTATAAAAGGGAGATGTATAAGATCCGTTATGATCATGTAATATCACCCATCAATGGAAGGCAAAGGTGGCCTAAGACCGGTTACCCAAACATTTTACCTCCAAACTACAAAACATCCCCCTGGAAGGCCCAAAAAGTTGAGAAGGAGGGAGCCAGATGA